In Myripristis murdjan chromosome 9, fMyrMur1.1, whole genome shotgun sequence, the following proteins share a genomic window:
- the LOC115365318 gene encoding LMBR1 domain-containing protein 2-B-like — MSGAALAVVVIVVFFLALYLLQRYGDLRKQQWMVLLGTLLSWYLSFLIVFILPLDVSTTIYKQCKLDNSEHPTPVTRGSPSNQTDTKLSVYPTVSVPTVCEEPWSYIPDGVLPVFWRVVYWTSQFLTWLLLPFMQSYARSGAFSRVGKIKTALIENAIYYGTYLLIFISLLIYLAAHLHWQLTWSQLQTIGITAANTWGLFLLVLLLGYGLVEIPRSYWLSSSHGYLLAKTYFKAAKMATEKAEAEENLADVMEEVASVHESVKHNHCLRKFVDTIVTKCPTEYQEHMSGDVETCGGGAGNQQNVLPTKRSLVKLHKQVISAVQRQGQTQVQWSILLDQAFHLEDVAKSQSSAAHQFLHSFPSAQHRGWFRRFIYTPTAEWYWECVLRQSFYRALAVLLCLLSVAVVWSECTFFSTQPVLSLFAVFIQMAEKQHNYICIEMACFVSILFLCVCVYSTVFRIRVFNYFYLVPHHQTDAYSLQFSGTLFCRLTPPLCLNFLGLIHMDSAISHQDRIQTSYTSIMGSMRLLSFISDGFYIYYPMLVLLLCFATYCNLGSRCLNLLGFHQYITDDDLTSDLVDEGRELIRRERRKRQRIEDGEKHRWSWRERYGVQGAVGRIRNGYSELKDSDSSLFTKTNKTAFQFSWRDRERTEQQVGLLHDSGSNENLTGSPTRCT, encoded by the exons ATGAGTGGTGCTGCCCTGGCCGTTGTGGTCATCGTGGTCTTCTTCTTggccctctacctcctccagCGCTATGGAGACTTGCGGAAGCAGCAGTGGATGGTGCTGTTGGGAACGCTGCTGTCCTGGTACCTCTCCTTCCTCATCGTCTTCATCCTGCCGCTTGATGTCAGCACG ACCATCTACAAGCAGTGTAAGCTTGATAATAGTGAACATCCGACTCCAGTGACCCGGGGAAGTCCCTCCAATCAGACAGACACCAAATTATCTGTTTATCCAACTGTCAG tgtacCTACGGTATGTGAAGAGCCGTGGAGCTACATTCCCGATGGCGTCCTACCAGTGTTCTGGCGAGTTGTGTACTGGACTTCGCAGTTTCTCACCTG gctgttgCTGCCCTTCATGCAGTCCTACGCACGGTCAGGGGCTTTCTCCAGGGTTGGAAAGATTAAAACAGCCCTTATTGAAAATGCAATCTACTACGGCACCTACCTCCTCATCTTTATCTCATTGCTCATCTACCTGGCTGCTCACCTGCACTGGCAACTCACCTG GTCGCAGCTCCAGACCATCGGCATCACAGCGGCCAACACCTGGGGTCTCTTCCTCCTAGTGCTGCTGCTAGGCTACGGCCTGGTGGAGATCCCTCGCTCCTACTGGCTCTCATCTTCCCATGGTTACCTGCTGGCCAAGACCTACTTCAAGGCAGCCAAAATGGCCACTGAGAAGGCGGAGGCCGAGGAGAACTTGGCAGATGTTATGGAG GAGGTGGCAAGTGTCCATGAATCTGTCAAGCACAACCACTGTCTCAGGAAGTTTGTGGACACCATTGTGACAAAG TGCCCTACTGAGTACCAGGAGCACATGAGCGGAGATGTGGAAACCTGTGGTGGTGGAGCTGGTAACCAACAAAATGTCCTTCCCACCAAGAGGAGCCTTGTCAAGCTTCATAAACAA gtgatcTCTGCAGTGCAGAGGCAGGGTCAGACTCAGGTGCAGTGGTCTATCCTGTTAGACCAGGCCTTCCATCTAGAGGACGTAGCTAAGAGCCAGAGCAGCGCAGCCCACCAGTTCCTCCACAGCTTCCCCTCGGCACAACACCGCGGCTGGTTCCGCAGGTTTATCTACACTCCTACAGCAG AGTGGtactgggagtgtgtgttgagGCAGAGTTTCTACAGGGCGCTGGCGGTGCTCTTGTGTCTCCTGTCCGTAGCCGTGGTCTGGTCGGAGTGCACCTTCTTCAGCACACAGcctgtcctctccctcttcGCTGTCTTCATCCAGATGGCCGAAAAGCAACACAACTACATTTGTATCGAG ATGGCGTGCTTTGTCAGTatcctcttcctgtgtgtgtgtgtctactccACAGTGTTCAGGATACGAGTTTTCAATTACTTCTACCTGGTGCCACATCACCAGACTGATGCTTACAGTCTGCAGTTCAGTGGCAC GTTGTTTTGTCGTTTGACTCCTCCTCTGTGCCTCAACTTCCTGGGTCTGATTCACATGGACTCTGCCATCTCCCATCAAGACAGAATACAGACCTCCTACACTTCT ATCATGGGCTCAATGCGACTGTTGTCCTTCATATCTGATGGGTTTTACATCTATTACCCAATGCTGGTATTGCTGCTGTGCTTTGCCACTTATTGCAA CTTGGGCTCTCGCTGTTTGAACCTCTTGGGCTTCCATCAGTACATCACCGATGATgacttgacctctgacctggtgGATGAAGGCAGAGAACTCATCAGAAGAG AGAGAAGAAAACGACAGAGGATCGAAGATGGGGAGAAGCACAGATGG agctGGAGGGAGCGGTATGGGGTCCAGGGAGCTGTAGGACGGATCAGAAACGGTTACTCTGAGTTAAAGGACAGCGACAGCAGCCTTTTCACCAAGACCAATAAAACCG CTTTTCAGTTCTcttggagagacagagagaggacagagcagcAGGTGGGCCTGCTGCACGACAGTGGCAGTAATGAAAACCTCACAGGCTCACCAACCAG